TTTAGTTGAAATTCTGTTTATAACAAAGCGGGTTTTGTGTGTACTTTCATAAGACTGACAGAGGTATCTAGCTTCTACTATTGCCAGGGCTCCTGGGGCTTTTGCTCTGCATAAAACTCTCCAGCTGGCAAAAGGCCAGCATGAGGCTTTATAGACTGATCTCCTTCTTTCTGAGATACATACGTGTATCTTTAGTAGCTTGTAATCCTTGTGCTACCTTCCGATGCGAGGTGAGAGCGCAACCCGTGCTGGCTTACCTTATGAGTTAGGGAGTGTTGTTTGAGATGGTGGGGCTGCACAAACTCCATGCCACATTCAGTGCAGATGTATGGGCGGATGTCTTTGTGCTTCATCATGTGGTTTTGCAGCTGACTTGGGTACTGGAAGGTCTTATCACATTCAGTGCAATTGTACTGTATAGGGCCACGGTGGGTGGTCAAGTGTCTCTTCAGCTGGGCCAGGGTTGGGAAGTCCAGACCACACTCCACACAAATGTTCTCTCGGCCACTCTCGTGCTTAGACTCGTGTGCTTTCAGCTCACTAGGATAAGCAAAACCTCTGCCACAGATCCTGCAGTTGTAAGGCTTGATGTCACTGTGTTGCATCATGTGTCTCTTAAGGTGACTGGTTTGAGTGAAAGCCTTGTGGCACACCTGGCATTTGTGTGGCCGAGTGCCCTGGTGTGTCAACATATGTGTGTGCAAGTGGCTCAGCTGCTTGAAAAGCTTGCCACATCGGGTGCAAGCATGTGGCTTAATGCCACTGTGCCCCAAGATATGGGTGACCAGATTGTACTTGGATGTATAGGACTTCTCACACATGGGACATTGCCAGCGTTTCTGTTCACCCCCCACATCAACGTAGTAACTGTCATCTATCTGAAGGTTGACATCTACTCTTTCcactttctgtttattttcaccACTTTCTCTTACTTCAGACCTCCTGAAGGGTGGCTCTGGAGGTCTTTTCATTTGGAAGGTGTTCCTGAAATGAAAGTTTGGTGGCACTATAAAAGGAAACATTAGGCCAGTATGGACTTTAGGATAATAATGGTAAGGAGCCTGCATGAATGCTGGGCTACTGGGCCATGCCGTGTTAGGCTTCACTGGTTCTTGCTTAATGGGCTTGGCTCCAAAGTGTTCCAGAGTTCTGTAGAACTGAAAACCAAAGTTGCAGAGGTCAATCATCTGGGAACTGTACTTGGGTTGTGCTGGCTGTTGGAACACCAAGGGGAGACTAGAAGAGCCTACGTCATTGTGATCTTCAGGTCTGTCTGGTGGTGATGAGGAACCCTCAAGGGTGATAGAAGGAGGCATTTTTGTTGGCATGCTCTTGCGTTTCCGAGATCCTCCTTCCAAGGACCCCTGGAATGTTTCCATGCCTCCAAGAGGAGAAGGGCCATAGCGGAAATGTGAGAGGTGCGGTCTGAATTCTTCACCAAATGGAGTTGTTCTGTGTGGCTTTGTAACAGGGCTCAGTGGCTGCAGGCAGTGGGAGAAGGGAGATGCTCGGGTACTGTCCACATtaaaacttgtttcttcattcttcatcatttctgattttttctgtgttgcccaaattccttaaaacaaacaaaaaaccaaatctCTCTCCTGAGTTTAACTTTTTATTGTTTCGGAGgttgttgggcttttttaaCTACATGCAACTAAGGATGTCTTAGGCCCATAAGACAAAGGCCTTTTAAGGCAGAATTAAATTGGTTAGTGAAGAACAAAGAAGCTTTGGTCTTCCAGTGGTAGAATTGGTGGTTTAAATCAAGTTTGACCCATACAACATCTTTGCAATATCAACTTGCTCTGCTGTGACACACTACTTTGCAGCTGAATCTGTATGGCAATGTTTCTGCTTAATTTGATTCAGCCAGGCTATTGGTAGGCAAAATCCTGCCCTTGGCTGTGCATGCACAGGCTCTAGAAATTGGTGGTGCATCTAAAGGATATGGCAATACAAACAATAATGTGCACATTTATTATGGTTGTCACATGAAAAGCCAAAGccaaaaaatgttaaaattcttTGTATCATTAACATGTGCTGCTGTAAGAGAAAACAATGGCCAAGTGATCTAAGGACACTGTGTACCATCAGGTTTTGTACCATGTTTCCTGACTTCTCTCACTTTGTATTGTAATAAGAAGGTggagattaatttattttctttgttttaatccCAGAGATATTTACCTGGCAGATTTTGGGGAGGAAAGATCTTTGACGACTCTCCAAATTACATGCAGTTGTATAGACTTAATCTAGGGTGTTTTTTGCTTCTAAATAGGTGGGCAAAATCTCCAGTGTAAAACTAAATATAGAATTAATGTCAGCCACCCTCCAGGTCTCCAAGGCCATTGACACTTAGGAATGCTCCAAGCCTTTCTAGCAGTATAGTGTGACAAAGCAGATTAACAATTTTCTTCTGGCAAAATTTTCTATTCCGCTGGTCATACAGGGAACTTCTCCTGAACTTGGggttcatttaaaatattgcttatgAATTATGGTTCATCTTAAATAAGGCTGCTACCTTTTGCCTTGGCTctctagaatcatagaatcatttaggttggaaaagatctttaaggtcatcaagtccaaccatttaacactgccaagtccaccactaaatcatgtccctaagcacaacgtctacacatcttttaaatacctccaaggatggtgactcaaccgcttccctgggcagcctgttccaatgtcgataaccctttcagtgaagaagtttttgctaatatccaatctaaacctcccctggcgcaacctgaggccatttcctcttgtcttattGCTTggtacctgggagaagagactgacatccacctcaccacaacctcctttcaggtagctgtaaagagcaataaggtctcccctcagactccttttctccaggctaaacaaccccagttccctcagctgttcctcataggacttctgctctccagacccttcaccagctttgttgcccttctctggacatgctccagcacctcaatgtctttcttgtagtgaggggcccaaaactggacacagtgttTGAGGtgtgacctcaccagtgccgagtacaggggcacaatcactgccctgctcctgctggccacactattcctgatacaagccaggatgctgttggccttcttggctgcctgagcacactgctggctcatgttcagcatGAGCCCTGGGTCCTTTTCTGTCAGGCAGTTTTTCGGctactcctccccaagcctgtagcactgcatggggttgttgtgacccaagtgcaggacccggcacttggccttgttgaacctcatgcaATTGGCCTTGGATCATTTATCCAGCCTGTcaagatccctctgcagagccttcctaccctcaagcagatcaacactcctgcccaacttggtgttatCTGTGAACGTACTGAGGGTGCACCCAGTTCCttatccagatcattgataaagatattaaacagaactgggcCGCAATaatgagccctggggaacaccacttgtgaccggctgccagCTCCATTTAACTCCATCCACTACAcctctttgggcctggccatccagccagttttttacccagtgaagagtatgCCCATCCAAGctatgagcagccagtttctccaggagaatgctttGGGAAATGGTATTGAAGGCTTTACTAATGTCTAGGTAAACAAAATCCACGGCCTTTCCATCATCCACTAAGGGGTCACCTTGTTATAAAAGGAAATGAGGTTAGTCAAGCAgcacctgcctttcataaacccatggTGTCTGGGCCTGATCAtctggttgtcctgtatgtgctACATGATGGCAGccaggatgatctgctccataactttccccagcaccgaggtcagactgacaggcctgtagtcccctggatcctccttccagcccttcttgtagattGTCACATTTGttagcttccagtcaactgggacctccccactcagccaggactgctgataaatgatggataGTGGTTTGGTGAGCACTTTCACTGGCTCCCTCAGTACTCCTGGGTGGATTCCACCTGGCCCTATAGACCTGTGTGTGTCTAAATGGTGTGGCAGGGTCACTAACTGTTTCCCCTTGGgttatgggggcttcattctgctccctaTTCCTGTCTTCCAGCTTAGGGTATTGtgtacccagagaacaactgatCTTGCTAgtaaagacagaggcaaagaagacattaagtaccccagccttttcctcatcctttgaGACTATGTTCCCCCCATCCAATAAAAGatgccctccttttgttgctgatGTGTTTATGGAAAcgttttttattgtcttttatggcagtagccagattaagttctagctgggcttcaacccttctcattttcttcctgcataaTTTCATtacatccttgtagtcctcctgaggGATGCACTTATCTGAATGtgcgtgtgtgtttgtgtacCTGCATCCCTCCAACCAGGCAGAGGTTAGACTGGAAAACTAGACATATTTTCCCTCTGTCACCTGTGACATGTTGATGTTATTTATAACACTGTTCTTGGAAATGCTGGGTGGAGAGCTTGAAGGTGGTTGGAGTACTGAAGACactcctgtttctttttcaggaaactCCATGCTGGATAAACCTACTTCTAAAGATAGAGCAAAGCACATCTCTGTGACCTAGTTAGGCTGTGGACAAGAGAAGGCATCTTAAAAACCTGCTTGCAAGCAGATTACTTCCTGCTAACAGAGTAGACTGTGGAATTATCTTTGAGATACAGTGTGAAGCCAAAGGCTGAGTGACAAAACTTCAAGATGGAAAATTTATACAAAGGGATCAATCAATACACAGAGAAGGAGTAGTAATTGAAGCAAAAATTGTAGGATCTCTAAACTACCCATTCAAAAAACAATTGTGATAGTGGAAAAGGCTAAAAAAAGATTGCTTACTACTTGGACAGATATCCCATAATTTTATCAGAATGTGACTTTCAGTCCCTAGCTCACTGACTGGAAATAGTGTTCGTATATGTACACACACtatatttgttttgtgtgtatgcatatatatgtaatatatataaatgtgtatatCATCAGAGGGGAGTATGCattctgctgtgtttccttGTCACCTTAACTCCCTGTGCAAAATAAGGAACAGTTCGGTCTTGAAGACTCCTTGGGTACAAAGGCTTGACTTATtaaaaagggagaggggaatGGAATCCTTTGAATACCAAAAATGACTCCACTTctttccagaaaggaaaaagttgggttgttttctttttcccaaaattCATTTTAAGCAAAGTAAACTCACACAATTTGAACATAAACTATGCCTGTAGACCAAAATCTTCCCTTCAAAGTACAGGCCTGTCCCTCAAGCATCTTTCATCTTGTGTATCTGATTCTTTCATAGCAATATGGgtaaaaatgcttcagaaagctATAGCAATTGAGAAGCCAGCTATGTTATTTACTGCTTTTGTTATACTATTGAAATTCTgccaaaaatacacagaagtgACAAAGAGTTGCGTCTAATTGCTCCTTTGTGCCTTGGCTGCTGGTTACTCCCTTCTTTCACAGCCTGTTTTATGCAAAATTTCAATCTTTATGAAACATGGAGTTATGGCAGAGGCTGTAGAACTGCTTGAAATTActagaaggaaataatttctttgcacTACTAACCTTTGGCTGCTTTCACTGAGCATATGGGTTTATTCCACTGTCCACGGCTACACACACCACAGGGCCAGGCCTACGAGGGAAAGTGTTTAACCAGTCAGTGACCAGCACAATCAGAGAGGTACTATATAATCCAACAAAAGAACACCTAAGAGGGGAGGGAAAGTACAGATTTGCAGTCTAAATATGGATCACatcactgctttatttttcccttcaatcTGCCAAACCCCATTACGTAGAAATTAATTCAGGAAAGAGTAAATGTAACCTCTCTTTTCATCTCCTTTCCAGTTGGTAGCAAACCCTTGCTAATTTGAATGGAGACATGATCTTCACCTTGACCAGAACTTAATTCCATAAAAATATGAGTCCTGAGGAAGCCATAGAAGAGACTACAGATTTGACCACTATGCAATAAATAGTTAAGGAGCAGTGTCTTCTTCTTTAAATAACTTTGGTAGagaattttaaatcttttagcAACACAGTTCCCCAGTAATTTTGTTCTATCTGACTTCAGAGTACCTGATCTCATTTTAACACTCAAGAATAAATAAGTAGGGAGTAAAttgaaaatttttgttttaaatatctcctttaaaacttctttatttcttcagcacttagcattttaaatataatgctATGTAGCACAACAGCGTGCCATTCTTAACATTGAAGTTTGTTTAAACCTGGACAGACATTAAAAATTCTACCTTTAATCAGTAGTATTTCAGCTCCTCAGTTTTGAAAACTTGGTCTCAAAATCTCACTGAGACAGAGGTTTCCATGATGTGTTGGCacctaaatataaaaaaaacccctaagcCTCCCTCTCCAGAGCTTATTAAAAAGgtaatttctttaaatcagaCAAGCATCCTCACAGCTTCTTCCTTTATGTAAATAAGTATATTTGGAAATATactcttttgaaaaataagctCTCTATCTAAACTCtcaaaagaggagaggagaggagaggagaggagaggagaggagaggagaggagaggagaggagaggagaggagaggagaggagcggAGCTACAATGAGTTTAGATAGTTGTTGAGGTATTTCCAAAATAGAATGTCCATGCAGCAGCTAATGATGTTATTGAGTTAACTTCCATGAAAGAGGGAGTTTAATACAGAATATGAATGACCTTTTACTTTCTCATTTCCACTCATCATAATTCcacaaagaatttaaaaattatgtaaataatgCTATTCACCCTACAAGCGTATGCATTGCTAGGGTCTCCATTTAATATTCTGCACTGAAGTCAATAGCACATTTTCTTTAGAATTCAGTAGAACCAAGATTCTGATTTCTGTACGAAAGTACCTTCTGTCTACAGACTAATAATAAGCCCACCCATAAAAATGTGAGGTCATGAAGTTTCTCAAGCTTAAACACTGACTACTACTGTTCTGATTTTGCGCCTGGGCAACACAATGGTAAAATCAAAAATGACACCAAGATCAGTGAAAGTGATATGTACCTTCTGATAAAGGGAAACAGGCTACATTCTAAAAGAAGGTTTGCACTTGTGTTTgctatttcagaagaaaatgacacAGAGGAAAGTGGAGGAAGTCTAAAGGAGGCTGAATAGGCTGAACAGCTTCTCTTAACTGGAAGAGAAATTCCACGGTAATTGAACATGCATGACTGTAGAAACCGTGCCCTACAAGAATGCACTTCTGCTCTCCTCTTGGCACCTGAAATATTGGCATCTATAAGAACGAAATCTAACAGCTGGTTATGTGTTGGATGTGGTGACGATCAGTGACAAATTACACACTATTACAGCTCTTGAGCTAAAGCTGAGCCACTGGAGAGCTTCATCCTTATTGAACaaatagttgggtttttttcacttattgACTTCTGTAAACTGTTATTATAGAGGTGGTTATGGTTATCTTAATAGGTTTGGTGGGATATCCTTCACTCAGTTCACACTTCCAagaaggttttggttttaaatgtatTCAGTCACACAGCTGTTGAACTAAGCACCAAATTCTTTACTTACTGTTCACTCATTTGCTATTTATGCAAAACTCACATCAGTCTCAGGATCTGACCAAAGGGGCTTTACTATGATGAATTAATCTCgtttcagcagcaaagcagtGTTCCCTACCAAGGCTACACTGTTTTGAGTTATTTGTCAGACTTTGAAAATGCCAAGAATACTTGTACGAACATGAATTTATCTAACTGGTAACCAAGTATTTTCAGTTAGTACACGTCTGATCCTTTCTTAAGATCTTCTCTGCTAGTTTACTTCAATGACAGCATGAACTGAAGCCccttttttctattaaaagccCCTTGGTGAATGATGCAGAAGTTCTAAATATGCTAAAAAGATTTAGAGTTTTGTCAATATTAGGTTCATTAGATACTGGGGCAAACTGTTATTCTTATTCAATAATGGATTATTTGTATAgttgtttttcaaattaaggtattttatttactgtagGCCAGAGTGAGTAGTCATTAGAGAAACAAAGATGGTAAAAGACCAAGTTCGAACCTATACCAAAACTTCTCTGAAATCAATGTCAACCCTACTCTCTTAGAGAAGTCCATGCAAGGTGTGTTTTCCGTCCATGTTCTCCATGCATAAATATCCACATTTCAAGgacaaaaatttgaaaaaatgaCTCCATTTACATATACTGAGTGTATGTTAATATACTCAAGCTGACTGTATAAACTGAGTACATGTTATATATAAACTGAGTGTATGTTAATAGACCTAAATCAGCCTTGAAGGCCTTATGCTACATTATTTGATGCTAAGCTAAAAGgtgatttacattttaaatgaagagaGCACTTTTTCTGCCACAGTGTGGAGCTGGGAGAAGACATAAATTTGGACTaccttgcaaaaataaacatggaTTTAGGGAAAGTATCCAAAATCAATGAGTGTACATAATGATTAGTGAGACAAAATTCTTGGGGAAGCCTTAAAAAAACACTCCTGAGCTGGGAATAATAGCCATTGTGGAGCTTAGTCAAATCTTTTCCAATACCACTTCtacaaacacttgttttctcCCTCACACATACATATAGACCCAGTGCCAAATGAAGTCCGCGATTTAACAATCAGCTTAATTGTTTTCTGGGATATGGCTTCTTGTCCCATGCCTTTTATGAGACAGATATGTCTGCTTAAATGGAGAACATTATCAAGATAAAGACATTGccataaatatttctcttccccttttggATTACCATGATTAATAGAATTGGAATTGGAAACAAGTAAAAAATTGTTCATGAAAATGATCTGGAATGGCTGAAAACAAGAAGTGGACCAGAtcaggttttttcttcctacatTAGTGTGATAGTATTGAGGAGCTCAGTGTCTTTTCACTTCTCCCTGGGAAATTACCTTCATCTGCTGGTATCAGGCTTCAGGATAAAACTTCTTCTTTCCATTAacaaatgtgggtttttttctcatcaaaTGCTTGGTAAAGGAAAACTGATAACCTTGGTAACTCTTCCTAGGGCATTACTGGAGCTCACTAAGGCTTATGGAAACTTTGAAACTAATGCTTCACAGTGTTCCTTGTTATTTGTTATGGGTTCTGTTGTCCAATGAAATATGAACCCATCCATGCTATGACCAAAATTTGATATTTTTGACAAATGTATTGTAATGgtatggaaaaaaacagcttacATCCTGAGAAAATATGTTAACAGATGTAACCTTTGCAGACAAACTTAATGGAAATCACATAATCACACACCTAAGAaacttaatttattaaaaaatctgaCATGTTTAAACAGCTTAACATGACACAGTAAACAGATGCAACAAGCAATGAACTTTCAAAGATAtactttaaataatatttttttttcttcattgactGTTTTGGCATGTCTTCTTTGTTTCATATATGAGGTTTGATTGTTGCAGATACTCCTCATTCTCTAAGGGCTTCCTATGCACTGTAGCTGCATTAATATTGTCTGGGAGATTACACCAATACAAAGAAATGGGTCTTCTGTCAGAAAGCTGTGCAATAGAAATATCCTCCCTTCATTGTCTTTGTTATTCtcaaattttaacattttaacttacataatttttgttttattttagctggGGAATACAGAAGTTTAGGGAACATACCCATTTGCCTGCACTGCCTATGGAGTGACTTTTGGAATCATCTTGGATAGACATGTAACTTGGTTTTGTACTCAATTTTCAGGGAGCAAGACACTATGAGTACTTTTACAAGAGTATAGCTATTTTGGTATTTCTTGTAAGAgagaaaatgcttaaaatattatCAAAATGAATGCACATTCACTTTTCCATAActtacagataatttttttttggatAATTATTGA
The DNA window shown above is from Phalacrocorax aristotelis chromosome Z, bGulAri2.1, whole genome shotgun sequence and carries:
- the ZNF366 gene encoding zinc finger protein 366 — encoded protein: MMKNEETSFNVDSTRASPFSHCLQPLSPVTKPHRTTPFGEEFRPHLSHFRYGPSPLGGMETFQGSLEGGSRKRKSMPTKMPPSITLEGSSSPPDRPEDHNDVGSSSLPLVFQQPAQPKYSSQMIDLCNFGFQFYRTLEHFGAKPIKQEPVKPNTAWPSSPAFMQAPYHYYPKVHTGLMFPFIVPPNFHFRNTFQMKRPPEPPFRRSEVRESGENKQKVERVDVNLQIDDSYYVDVGGEQKRWQCPMCEKSYTSKYNLVTHILGHSGIKPHACTRCGKLFKQLSHLHTHMLTHQGTRPHKCQVCHKAFTQTSHLKRHMMQHSDIKPYNCRICGRGFAYPSELKAHESKHESGRENICVECGLDFPTLAQLKRHLTTHRGPIQYNCTECDKTFQYPSQLQNHMMKHKDIRPYICTECGMEFVQPHHLKQHSLTHKGVKEHKCGICGREFTLLANMKRHVLIHTNIRAYQCHLCFKSFVQKQTLKAHMIVHSDVKPFKCKLCGKEFNRMHNLMGHMHLHSDSKPFKCLYCPSKFTLKGNLTRHMKVKHGVMERGFHSQGFGRGRIALSQANVLRSLEQEEPFDLSQKSQGKRISFHSDGESAKGSSCQEEEEDNCYEAEQYSPAMYHHDDNKLYMAQDLSGKPECMVRDFRESYCNEKEEVLTEGGLEKRTGNSDKQESQGEREPANNKHLSFRSFEKARLGHSLSDYLYFKHRNKSLKELLERKMEKQTMFIGI